From Chloroflexota bacterium, the proteins below share one genomic window:
- a CDS encoding CAP domain-containing protein translates to MQKGRNVLIVSMLATFLVASGTPERIGAYSGCGGVNAPVLNANYEQQVLDLVNAERANVGAPPLKRATELENAARYHATDLGQDNYFDHNSYDRSGGSLVQVCGTSTRISGYYPGWNAWAENIAAGHATPNAVMYDPTYGWMNSAGHRANILSTSVWEIGIGYYEGGGTYYRYWAQDFGRRSGIYPLILNRDASTTNSTQVSIYIYGAWQEMRLRNDNGTWGAWQPFQASFNWTLNAIGGTRTVNAEVRSGGTTVATSDTIYLSYSAPVPSRVLLPLVIK, encoded by the coding sequence ATGCAAAAGGGGCGAAACGTTTTAATCGTGTCCATGCTCGCAACCTTCCTCGTCGCATCCGGCACACCCGAGCGTATTGGCGCATACAGCGGATGCGGCGGCGTGAATGCGCCAGTCCTCAACGCGAATTACGAACAGCAAGTCCTCGACCTTGTCAATGCCGAACGCGCGAACGTCGGCGCGCCGCCGCTCAAACGCGCGACCGAACTCGAAAACGCCGCGCGCTATCACGCGACCGACTTGGGTCAGGACAACTATTTCGACCACAACTCGTACGACCGATCGGGCGGCTCGCTCGTTCAGGTATGCGGCACGAGTACGCGGATCTCGGGATACTATCCGGGCTGGAACGCGTGGGCGGAAAACATCGCGGCGGGACACGCGACGCCGAACGCTGTAATGTACGACCCGACCTATGGCTGGATGAACAGCGCCGGTCATCGCGCCAACATTCTCAGCACAAGTGTCTGGGAAATCGGCATCGGTTATTACGAGGGCGGCGGCACGTACTATCGCTACTGGGCGCAAGATTTCGGTCGGCGCAGCGGCATCTATCCGCTTATCCTCAATCGCGATGCAAGCACGACCAACTCGACCCAGGTTTCGATTTACATTTATGGCGCATGGCAAGAAATGCGTCTTCGCAACGATAACGGAACCTGGGGCGCGTGGCAACCGTTCCAAGCGAGTTTCAACTGGACGCTCAACGCGATTGGCGGCACGCGAACCGTCAACGCCGAAGTGCGCAGCGGCGGCACAACCGTCGCGACGAGCGACACGATTTACCTCTCGTACTCTGCACCCGTACCCAGTCGCGTATTGTTACCGCTTGTCATCAAATAA